One genomic segment of Desulfocapsa sulfexigens DSM 10523 includes these proteins:
- the priA gene encoding replication restart helicase PriA: MSRIEVAVAAPLFQTLSYSFDSDKDGDPVGRRVLVRLGPQKVTGYVLGLLPDEDVSFRILPVLRFLDDRDKPLFPENLVPFFKWIADYYHYPIGEVVKTALPGGLTLRNRKVLQVMPDVEKNTIRWPDPNIAAPDWFSSLLAGKELSAAVTKKILIETQFSKAIDELKQKKLIRIVDVLDKVKTSEKLELCYRKTTTIELPQLGEAEQETAVAKGADQLLVNGEKLSIPMIRTLVNLTALAREQGVDSVAAKDLRRMYSGASRALKELEKQGLVCSEERRIYRNPFGEILTHFPKPESLSEEQTQVLSEILPALQQQTFTPFLLHGVTGCGKTEVYLRAAEETLTLGRDVLVLVPEIALATQLEAHFVSRFGDQVVLLHSGLSPGERYDQWSLAASGRAKIVIGARSAVFAPLSNPGLIVVDEEHDGAYKQEDGLRYQGRDLAILRGRYNKAVVILGSGTPTVTSFASAMKGKFTLLSMRKRVENRPLPTVQIVDLRDKKEKNYQEAIGKKLHKELGLNLEQGKQSILLLNRRGFSSVYLCSDCGEPVKCLHCHVSLTYHKRRAKLVCHYCGYTLKDKVICGACQSTKLTPVGYGTERIEMEIQERFPEARVARIDSDTAADRRAFLALLKKMHQREIDILIGTQMIAKGHDFPHVTLVGVIWADGGLSMPDYRGAERTYQLLSQVTGRAGRGDSPGRVIVQTLRPEHYAIQFARVHDYERLYQKEMENRANPKFPPFLRMINLKISGGNEGQVQSTAAQVAALCRTGKHAGIEILGPAPSPVDRIRDRYRWQVLLKGADSPLLHGICGRVLGRYSSLVKGDIRIAIDVDPESMM; the protein is encoded by the coding sequence ATGAGTAGAATTGAGGTGGCTGTTGCCGCCCCGCTGTTTCAGACCCTGTCCTATTCGTTTGATTCTGATAAGGATGGTGATCCTGTCGGGAGAAGGGTACTCGTACGTCTTGGGCCGCAGAAGGTTACAGGGTATGTGCTCGGACTCCTGCCAGATGAGGATGTCAGTTTCCGGATACTTCCCGTTCTTCGCTTTCTTGATGACAGGGACAAACCTCTTTTTCCGGAAAATCTTGTGCCTTTTTTTAAATGGATTGCGGACTATTACCATTATCCCATTGGCGAGGTGGTGAAGACGGCACTTCCCGGAGGGCTTACCCTTCGTAACCGTAAGGTGCTGCAGGTAATGCCTGATGTTGAAAAAAACACTATCAGATGGCCAGATCCGAACATTGCTGCGCCTGACTGGTTTTCCTCGCTACTTGCTGGCAAGGAATTAAGTGCTGCTGTAACAAAAAAAATACTTATAGAAACGCAATTTTCAAAGGCTATTGACGAACTGAAACAAAAAAAACTGATACGTATCGTGGATGTCCTCGATAAAGTAAAGACCAGTGAAAAGCTGGAACTCTGCTATAGAAAAACAACGACCATCGAACTGCCTCAATTGGGCGAGGCTGAGCAGGAGACAGCAGTGGCAAAGGGAGCAGATCAGCTGTTGGTTAATGGTGAAAAACTGAGCATCCCCATGATTCGAACTCTTGTGAACCTGACAGCACTCGCCAGGGAACAGGGCGTTGATAGTGTTGCTGCAAAGGATCTGCGTCGGATGTATAGTGGCGCTTCCAGGGCTTTAAAAGAACTGGAAAAACAGGGACTGGTCTGTTCCGAAGAACGACGGATTTACAGGAATCCTTTTGGCGAAATACTGACCCACTTTCCAAAACCGGAATCTCTGAGTGAAGAGCAGACTCAGGTGCTTTCCGAAATTCTCCCTGCTTTGCAACAACAGACATTTACGCCCTTTCTTCTTCATGGTGTCACCGGGTGCGGAAAAACAGAGGTGTATCTGCGGGCTGCTGAAGAAACTCTTACACTTGGTCGTGATGTCCTGGTGCTTGTACCTGAAATAGCTCTGGCCACGCAACTTGAAGCCCACTTCGTGTCCCGCTTTGGCGACCAGGTGGTGCTCCTCCATTCAGGATTAAGTCCAGGCGAACGCTATGATCAGTGGAGCCTTGCCGCCAGTGGGCGTGCGAAAATTGTTATTGGTGCCCGATCAGCTGTTTTTGCACCACTGAGTAATCCGGGCCTTATTGTCGTTGATGAAGAACACGATGGTGCCTATAAACAGGAAGACGGTCTGCGCTACCAGGGACGTGATCTGGCCATCCTGCGAGGCCGATATAACAAGGCAGTGGTGATTCTTGGTTCAGGAACCCCCACTGTTACAAGTTTTGCGAGTGCCATGAAGGGGAAGTTTACTCTTCTTAGCATGCGGAAACGTGTTGAAAACAGGCCTCTGCCTACAGTACAGATAGTTGATCTGCGTGATAAAAAAGAAAAAAACTATCAGGAAGCTATCGGCAAAAAACTCCATAAGGAGCTTGGATTAAATCTTGAACAGGGTAAACAGTCCATTCTTCTACTGAATCGGAGAGGATTTTCATCGGTGTATCTTTGCAGTGATTGCGGGGAACCGGTGAAGTGTCTCCACTGCCATGTCTCTCTAACCTATCATAAAAGAAGGGCGAAACTGGTGTGTCACTACTGCGGATATACCCTTAAGGACAAGGTAATCTGCGGTGCCTGTCAATCCACCAAACTTACGCCCGTTGGCTACGGTACTGAACGTATTGAAATGGAAATACAGGAGAGGTTTCCAGAGGCTCGTGTGGCACGAATAGATTCCGATACGGCAGCCGACCGGAGAGCCTTTCTTGCATTGCTAAAAAAAATGCATCAACGCGAAATTGATATTCTGATCGGAACACAGATGATAGCCAAGGGGCACGATTTCCCACATGTCACTCTGGTCGGGGTGATATGGGCGGATGGCGGTCTCAGCATGCCGGATTATCGTGGGGCAGAACGTACCTATCAGCTTTTGTCACAGGTGACCGGGAGGGCAGGCAGAGGTGACAGTCCTGGCCGGGTCATAGTCCAGACATTGAGACCTGAACATTATGCTATTCAATTTGCCAGGGTGCATGATTATGAACGGCTGTATCAAAAAGAAATGGAAAACAGAGCGAACCCTAAATTTCCACCTTTTCTACGTATGATTAACCTGAAAATATCAGGAGGGAATGAAGGACAGGTGCAGAGTACTGCAGCTCAGGTTGCTGCACTTTGTCGTACTGGAAAGCATGCAGGAATAGAAATCCTGGGTCCTGCCCCGTCTCCGGTTGACAGAATCCGTGACCGTTACCGCTGGCAGGTATTGTTAAAAGGTGCAGATTCTCCTCTCTTGCATGGCATTTGCGGGAGGGTTCTTGGCAGATATTCAAGTCTGGTAAAGGGGGATATTCGGATAGCGATAGATGTGGATCCAGAATCCATGATGTAA
- the hrpA gene encoding ATP-dependent RNA helicase HrpA, whose amino-acid sequence MQLNYPAEIPIVSYRESFLELLKEHQVIIVSGETGSGKTTQLPKFCLEHFPDTSFHIGCTQPRRVAATSVSSRVATELGSHKQLVGYKIRFHDKTTSETRIKFMTDGVLLAETRKDPLLKKYGVIIIDEAHERSLNIDFLLGYLKNILPNRPDLKVIITSATIDTAIFSRHFDNAPIMAVEGRSYPVEVRYRKDPDNDEGEDTSYVEECVETIVELHRREIPEDTLIFLPTEKDIRECCELLSGKLSNTLVLPMFGRLAAADQKKIFKPSPLTKVIVATNVAETSITVPGIRYVIDSGLARISQYNVRARTTSLPITRISRASADQRKGRCGRVGPGICIRLYSEADYLDRDQYMLPEIKRSNLADVILQMISMNLGSPLDFPFIEPPHPGAIRDGYNLLKELGALRPDNRLNRIGRLMARLPIDPPISRILIAARENNCVREIKIIAPALAIQDPRVRPADKEALADAAHKKFAHEHSDFLSLLNIWELFHSVKEKGHSWGRLKKFCKSHFLSFQRMREWIDLHEQLSNILEREKGFIDNQTPASYPAIHKSLCTGFLRNIGIKNEKEKKLYHGAGGKEFMVFPGSHQFHSSGKWLIGATFLETNRLYALTVANVEVEWLIDASTHLSRRSWSNPRWQKKSGQVVADEKISLFGLILSADRTVNFGRTGKKNQKEARQIFIQHALLENDIQGNYSFLQNNIDILKKWQDTEERLRKRDLVVDDTSLRNFYDARLPADVYDRFTLNRFLSRNKDQSFLNMKEEDILARRPEDRELQDFPKELRMGSHTLQLSYNLTPGKEDDGVTVRIPVDGVENFSESVFEWLVPGLLREKVNFLLKGLPKRLRKHLIPIPNTVDLLLDDCNHYQGSLYHALERGIFKMFRLRVGRSDWPEILPSHLTMRYLLYDTSGRTVATGRILHKLAHSVSSASPCKITPDKKTQNSLDRWQDTLFQKWDFDGLKRNIPLFTQSNEIAGYLYPALHVERNRGGVTISFESNRKTAATLNLSGSLFLYQLKFKDEFKSLKKYCHTALSAPSSQWLIALFGNKTKANDALLEFVMRSLFTQKLDTIPDKSTYEAEVEKVQQLGLYRRGQEICDEMFQILRKRKEVSSHINHYAGLSRKSHSYNEAQFKEYETLLEDILPADFLTTQSAEDLAGCDRFFQALKIRIERAYANPAKDMTKSRQLESYVNRQKQIPRDITGLPFECRKALSLYSAMVAEFRVTIFAPELKGGMQVSEKKLKLQWQTVQSICPGI is encoded by the coding sequence ATGCAACTCAACTATCCAGCAGAAATTCCTATTGTCTCCTATCGGGAATCATTTCTCGAACTTTTGAAGGAACATCAAGTTATTATAGTATCTGGAGAGACTGGCTCTGGGAAAACCACTCAACTGCCAAAATTCTGCCTTGAGCATTTCCCCGACACTTCCTTTCACATAGGCTGTACCCAACCACGAAGAGTCGCAGCAACCTCTGTTTCTTCACGTGTTGCTACGGAACTTGGTTCCCACAAACAGCTAGTGGGATATAAAATACGATTCCATGATAAGACCACCAGTGAGACAAGAATCAAATTTATGACCGACGGTGTATTGCTTGCAGAGACAAGAAAAGATCCACTGTTAAAAAAATATGGCGTTATCATAATAGATGAGGCCCATGAACGAAGCCTCAACATAGATTTTCTTCTTGGATACCTCAAAAATATCCTTCCCAATCGACCAGATCTAAAAGTAATCATCACCTCAGCAACCATTGACACTGCAATTTTCTCAAGACATTTTGACAACGCACCGATCATGGCGGTTGAGGGACGCAGTTACCCGGTAGAAGTTCGCTATAGAAAGGACCCTGATAATGATGAGGGGGAAGATACCTCCTATGTTGAAGAATGTGTTGAAACCATAGTCGAATTACACCGAAGAGAGATCCCTGAAGATACCCTGATCTTTCTTCCTACCGAAAAAGATATTCGAGAATGTTGTGAGCTTCTTTCAGGGAAACTTTCAAACACTCTGGTACTCCCCATGTTCGGACGCCTGGCCGCAGCCGACCAGAAAAAAATATTTAAGCCTTCCCCGCTCACCAAGGTTATCGTTGCGACAAACGTTGCGGAAACTTCAATTACGGTTCCTGGAATTCGCTATGTCATAGACTCGGGACTTGCCCGCATATCCCAGTATAATGTCCGGGCACGAACTACCAGTCTCCCGATCACCAGAATATCACGCGCAAGCGCAGACCAGCGAAAAGGGCGTTGCGGACGTGTAGGACCAGGGATCTGTATCAGACTCTATTCTGAAGCGGATTATCTGGATCGCGATCAGTATATGCTGCCAGAAATCAAACGTTCGAATCTGGCCGATGTTATACTGCAGATGATAAGTATGAACCTTGGTTCGCCTCTGGATTTCCCGTTCATCGAACCACCTCATCCAGGTGCCATCAGAGATGGCTACAATCTCCTCAAAGAACTTGGTGCCCTGCGACCAGACAATCGGTTGAACCGCATAGGTAGGCTGATGGCCAGACTTCCTATAGATCCCCCTATCTCACGAATCCTGATTGCTGCACGTGAAAACAACTGTGTACGGGAAATAAAAATCATCGCCCCGGCACTCGCCATCCAGGATCCACGTGTCCGTCCTGCTGACAAAGAAGCCCTGGCAGATGCAGCCCATAAGAAATTCGCTCACGAACATTCAGATTTTTTGAGCCTGCTCAATATCTGGGAGCTTTTTCACAGTGTAAAGGAGAAGGGGCATTCATGGGGACGATTAAAAAAGTTCTGCAAAAGTCACTTCCTCTCCTTTCAACGGATGCGTGAATGGATAGATCTCCATGAGCAGTTAAGCAATATCCTGGAACGGGAAAAGGGATTTATTGATAATCAAACTCCGGCATCCTATCCGGCGATTCACAAAAGTCTCTGCACCGGTTTCCTGAGAAATATCGGTATAAAAAACGAGAAGGAAAAGAAACTCTACCACGGTGCCGGTGGTAAGGAATTCATGGTTTTCCCTGGTTCACACCAATTCCACAGCTCTGGAAAATGGCTTATCGGAGCAACATTTCTCGAAACCAATCGACTCTACGCCCTGACCGTTGCCAACGTTGAGGTTGAATGGCTTATCGATGCTTCTACCCACCTCAGCCGCAGATCGTGGTCCAACCCACGCTGGCAGAAAAAAAGCGGTCAGGTGGTAGCCGATGAAAAAATCAGCCTCTTTGGCCTTATCCTCTCTGCTGACAGAACAGTAAATTTTGGCAGGACAGGAAAGAAGAATCAGAAAGAGGCACGACAGATTTTTATCCAGCACGCACTTCTCGAAAATGATATTCAGGGAAACTATTCTTTTCTCCAAAATAACATCGATATCCTGAAAAAATGGCAGGACACGGAAGAACGACTCCGAAAACGTGACCTGGTCGTCGACGATACAAGTCTCCGGAACTTTTACGACGCCAGACTTCCAGCAGATGTCTATGACAGATTCACCTTGAACCGTTTTCTTTCCCGTAACAAGGATCAAAGTTTCCTCAATATGAAAGAGGAGGATATTCTCGCTCGCAGACCTGAAGACAGGGAGTTACAGGATTTCCCCAAGGAACTGCGTATGGGATCACACACACTTCAACTCAGTTACAACCTGACACCCGGAAAGGAGGATGATGGCGTGACCGTACGTATCCCGGTGGATGGCGTTGAAAACTTTTCCGAGTCAGTTTTCGAATGGCTTGTGCCAGGGCTTCTTCGTGAAAAAGTAAACTTTCTTCTTAAAGGCCTCCCTAAGCGGCTACGGAAACACCTTATCCCTATCCCTAACACGGTGGATCTGCTCCTCGATGACTGCAACCATTACCAGGGATCTTTGTACCACGCGCTCGAACGTGGCATCTTCAAGATGTTCCGGTTAAGAGTTGGCCGTTCCGACTGGCCTGAAATTCTGCCGTCGCACCTCACCATGCGTTATCTTCTATACGATACCAGTGGCAGAACAGTGGCAACTGGAAGAATCCTTCACAAACTTGCCCACAGTGTCAGCTCTGCTTCCCCCTGTAAGATCACCCCGGATAAAAAAACACAAAATTCACTTGATCGGTGGCAAGATACCCTTTTCCAGAAATGGGATTTTGATGGACTCAAGAGAAATATACCACTCTTCACCCAATCCAACGAAATCGCCGGCTATCTCTACCCGGCTCTCCACGTTGAAAGAAATCGCGGTGGAGTGACAATAAGCTTCGAATCCAATCGTAAAACAGCAGCAACGCTCAACCTCAGCGGAAGCCTCTTCCTCTACCAGCTCAAGTTCAAAGATGAGTTCAAAAGTCTCAAAAAGTACTGTCACACAGCCCTGTCTGCACCATCATCACAGTGGCTTATTGCACTGTTTGGCAATAAAACAAAGGCAAATGATGCACTGCTTGAGTTTGTCATGCGCTCACTCTTTACTCAAAAGCTAGATACAATACCCGACAAATCAACCTATGAAGCCGAAGTAGAAAAGGTTCAACAGTTGGGACTTTACCGAAGGGGACAGGAAATCTGTGATGAAATGTTTCAGATTTTACGCAAGCGCAAAGAAGTTTCCAGCCATATAAATCACTACGCAGGACTCTCCAGAAAAAGCCATTCTTACAATGAAGCACAGTTTAAAGAGTACGAAACTCTGCTGGAAGACATTCTCCCAGCTGATTTTTTAACCACCCAATCGGCGGAAGACCTTGCCGGCTGCGATCGTTTTTTTCAGGCCCTGAAGATTCGTATAGAGCGTGCCTACGCTAACCCGGCAAAGGATATGACAAAATCCAGACAACTGGAGTCATATGTGAACAGGCAAAAGCAGATCCCCAGAGACATCACCGGACTCCCCTTTGAATGCAGGAAGGCCCTTTCTCTTTATTCAGCTATGGTAGCGGAGTTCCGGGTAACCATCTTTGCGCCGGAACTTAAAGGGGGAATGCAGGTTTCGGAAAAGAAACTCAAACTTCAATGGCAGACAGTGCAATCCATCTGCCCGGGTATTTAG
- a CDS encoding gluconeogenesis factor YvcK family protein has translation MKETTELVESGVAECLKQIDRKALSPLDLLPHTDIREKLVELVLAGVPDGLPPETATDLQRVKNSLNQEPVSHLNVVVFGGGTGLSTIIGGDSRAESWVNDPFQGLKALFPKTRSIVCITDDGGSTGELLKDLPLIALGDIRHVLLSSIQLARLQEYYSLTEIEAAQCVKILARVFNHRFSEKPTSNTKLLHDCGLIGDADTVLPAAIFGSLERIIHKLFVDPRLQVTLNRPHCLGNLILVSSIYEQIPAHFTNAALISEPDLIRQNIHRGIASLCTILGADEHAVMPCTYVPAELSLRYTNGVQVTGEHKSSEARRGYPVDTVLINFCAEPEVSDDVLGLIHNADIMIMAPGSLYSSLVPIFQVPKIAEAVKNNRKALKILVSNLWVQAGETDISIYNPERKFLLSDLLKAYERNIPGGTGGLFDKVLCLSLKDVPATVIQNYAVEGKIPIYLDRDEVREQGIIPLECGIYSRTALRDDGVIRHDPKQFALVVRTLWAIASTLPVPLVSGSRKSQVVDPKRKYLTSMQVPCLRYTKINEYLSGLRIELSRNSHKKVDAIKQTLREILWTHKDIPMEHLLFVKGIQCIADKKWKRNQNWDKVFSFYDPEDCMVKIRQDQFSSNVDFEIAFLVALGQGLLGNYAARKEIRPLVSGKSSLGKAYHLYLKPFSERVCYFSDEALARYLILARMVPDSSDATHFTRLVNGREGFTPPGLLMGLTYAWYLDNRFASHIEYKMAVMKIDPSDLIPEQVRMKSRRERLTVFFREMVFKH, from the coding sequence GTGAAAGAGACAACAGAGTTAGTAGAATCCGGCGTGGCCGAATGCCTCAAACAGATAGACCGGAAAGCTCTTTCACCTTTAGACCTGCTCCCCCATACTGACATTCGTGAAAAACTGGTGGAACTCGTCCTGGCTGGAGTTCCAGACGGGCTTCCACCAGAGACCGCAACCGATCTTCAACGAGTTAAAAACAGTCTCAACCAGGAGCCTGTTTCCCACCTCAATGTTGTGGTCTTTGGTGGAGGAACCGGGCTCTCGACCATTATTGGTGGGGACAGTCGAGCCGAATCCTGGGTAAATGATCCTTTTCAGGGGCTGAAAGCGCTTTTTCCAAAAACCAGATCCATAGTTTGTATAACCGATGACGGCGGTTCGACGGGTGAACTGCTGAAAGATCTGCCGCTCATTGCTCTTGGTGATATTCGCCATGTGCTGCTCTCCTCCATCCAACTTGCCAGACTACAGGAATATTACTCGCTTACAGAGATTGAAGCGGCTCAGTGTGTTAAAATTCTTGCTCGTGTATTTAACCACCGATTCAGTGAAAAGCCAACGAGCAACACCAAGTTGCTTCACGATTGCGGATTGATCGGTGACGCTGACACTGTTCTTCCGGCAGCCATATTCGGCTCGCTTGAACGGATTATTCACAAGCTTTTTGTTGATCCCCGCCTTCAGGTTACTTTGAATCGGCCCCATTGCCTTGGCAACCTTATTCTCGTCTCCTCCATTTATGAACAGATACCCGCTCATTTTACTAATGCAGCGCTTATTAGCGAACCCGATCTGATCCGTCAGAATATTCATAGGGGAATTGCTTCCCTTTGTACAATTCTCGGGGCCGACGAACATGCTGTTATGCCGTGTACATACGTGCCTGCTGAGCTCAGTCTACGATACACAAACGGTGTTCAGGTGACAGGAGAACACAAATCAAGTGAGGCCAGAAGGGGATACCCTGTTGATACGGTTCTGATCAATTTCTGTGCGGAACCTGAAGTGAGTGACGATGTCCTTGGGCTTATTCATAATGCAGATATTATGATCATGGCCCCTGGAAGTTTGTACAGTTCCCTGGTGCCGATTTTTCAGGTACCAAAGATTGCAGAGGCCGTGAAAAATAACAGGAAGGCCTTGAAAATTCTTGTATCTAATCTTTGGGTTCAGGCAGGAGAAACGGACATCAGTATTTACAACCCTGAACGAAAGTTTCTTCTTTCCGATCTGTTGAAGGCCTACGAGCGCAATATTCCTGGAGGAACTGGAGGGCTCTTTGATAAGGTGTTGTGTCTCTCTTTGAAAGACGTGCCTGCTACGGTCATTCAGAACTATGCGGTTGAGGGGAAAATTCCTATTTATCTCGATCGTGATGAAGTGAGAGAACAGGGAATTATTCCTCTGGAATGCGGGATTTATTCCAGGACAGCGCTTCGGGATGACGGAGTAATCAGGCATGATCCGAAACAGTTTGCACTGGTTGTCCGTACTCTTTGGGCAATTGCATCTACCCTGCCAGTTCCGCTCGTTTCAGGTTCCAGAAAGTCTCAAGTCGTCGATCCCAAACGAAAATACCTGACCTCCATGCAGGTTCCGTGTCTCCGCTATACAAAAATAAATGAATATCTGTCGGGGCTTCGGATTGAACTGTCCAGAAACTCACACAAGAAGGTGGATGCAATAAAGCAGACTCTGCGGGAAATCCTCTGGACTCATAAAGATATCCCCATGGAACATCTGCTGTTCGTCAAGGGAATACAGTGCATTGCCGATAAAAAATGGAAAAGAAATCAAAACTGGGATAAAGTTTTTTCCTTTTATGACCCCGAGGATTGCATGGTGAAAATTCGCCAGGATCAATTTTCCTCCAATGTCGACTTTGAGATCGCATTTCTTGTCGCCCTTGGCCAGGGACTTCTTGGGAATTATGCTGCCCGTAAAGAAATTCGTCCCCTTGTTTCAGGTAAGAGTTCTCTTGGCAAAGCCTATCATCTTTACTTAAAGCCTTTTAGCGAGAGAGTGTGCTATTTTAGTGATGAGGCGCTTGCTCGGTATTTGATTCTGGCGAGGATGGTCCCTGATTCCTCCGATGCCACCCATTTCACCCGCCTTGTAAACGGCAGGGAGGGGTTCACTCCTCCCGGTCTTTTGATGGGCCTTACCTATGCCTGGTACCTTGATAACCGTTTTGCTTCACATATCGAATACAAGATGGCGGTAATGAAAATTGATCCCTCCGATCTTATTCCAGAACAGGTGCGTATGAAAAGCAGGAGGGAGCGATTGACTGTTTTCTTCCGAGAAATGGTTTTTAAACATTGA
- the mdh gene encoding malate dehydrogenase, whose translation MRKKITIIGAGNVGATAAHWAAAKNLGDIILLDVAEGIPQGKALDLSQSGPVEGFHFGVKGSNDYADTANSDVVIISAGLARKPGMSRDDLLAINVAIVKSCAEEAVKYSPDCVLIVVTNPIDAMVHTAFKVTGHPKEKVIGMAGVLDSARYRTFLAQAIGVAPKDVNALVLGIHGDNMMPMVRLANVAGVPITDLLSAEEIDAIVHRTQTGGLEIVNHLKTGSAFYTPGLAAVEMAEAVLTDSKRVLPCAAYLEGEFGISGYFLGVPVVIGENGVEKILEFELTAEEKEALQLSVKAVEKQMEATGL comes from the coding sequence ATGAGAAAGAAAATAACAATTATTGGTGCTGGAAATGTAGGAGCCACCGCTGCCCACTGGGCTGCTGCAAAAAACCTTGGAGATATTATACTCCTTGATGTGGCAGAAGGAATTCCTCAGGGAAAGGCCCTGGATCTCTCACAATCCGGTCCCGTTGAGGGGTTTCATTTTGGTGTCAAAGGAAGTAATGATTATGCTGATACCGCAAATTCTGATGTCGTGATTATCTCAGCTGGTCTTGCCCGTAAGCCCGGGATGTCGAGAGACGATCTGCTCGCTATTAATGTTGCTATTGTAAAATCCTGTGCCGAGGAAGCGGTTAAGTATTCTCCTGATTGTGTGCTCATCGTGGTGACAAACCCCATCGATGCAATGGTTCACACTGCCTTTAAAGTGACCGGACACCCTAAGGAAAAAGTGATCGGTATGGCAGGTGTACTGGATTCAGCCCGTTATCGTACCTTCCTCGCCCAGGCTATCGGTGTGGCTCCAAAGGATGTCAATGCTCTTGTACTCGGTATTCATGGAGATAACATGATGCCTATGGTGCGTCTTGCTAATGTGGCTGGAGTACCTATTACCGATCTCCTCTCAGCTGAAGAGATTGATGCCATTGTTCATCGTACTCAGACTGGTGGGCTCGAGATTGTTAATCACCTGAAAACAGGCTCAGCGTTTTATACTCCCGGTCTTGCTGCAGTTGAAATGGCCGAGGCAGTACTCACCGATTCAAAACGTGTCCTTCCATGCGCCGCGTATCTGGAAGGTGAATTTGGAATTTCCGGTTATTTCCTCGGTGTTCCCGTTGTTATTGGCGAGAATGGGGTCGAGAAGATTCTTGAGTTTGAACTCACTGCTGAAGAAAAAGAAGCTTTGCAGCTTTCCGTGAAAGCGGTTGAAAAACAGATGGAAGCGACGGGACTGTAG
- the kdsB gene encoding 3-deoxy-manno-octulosonate cytidylyltransferase, whose product METEKQHRVKVVAIIPARYHSNRFEGKPLALINGKPMIQHVVERAKSVQLLSRVVVATDDQRIADCVAGFGGEYVITRKNHVSGSDRLAEAAELLDISEHDVVVNIQGDQPLFDAAVIEQVAGPLLSDPSLPMSTLIYKIIRPEEINDPNHVKTVFDHENYALYFSRSPVPFQRNPEEGIVPTYYKHLGFYAYRKGFLLTFVALPEGEWERFEKLEQLRALEYGYRIKVILTEHDSIEVDTPEDLKRVEEYIVNG is encoded by the coding sequence ATGGAAACAGAAAAACAGCACAGGGTTAAAGTCGTGGCTATTATTCCGGCTAGATACCATTCAAACAGATTTGAAGGAAAACCGCTGGCACTTATCAACGGCAAGCCTATGATTCAACACGTGGTTGAGCGTGCAAAATCCGTCCAACTCCTCAGCAGGGTGGTTGTGGCGACGGATGACCAGCGTATCGCCGATTGTGTTGCTGGCTTTGGCGGTGAATATGTTATTACCCGAAAGAATCATGTCTCCGGTTCAGACAGGCTTGCAGAAGCCGCTGAGTTGCTTGACATTTCCGAGCATGATGTGGTTGTAAATATTCAGGGAGATCAACCCCTTTTTGATGCGGCAGTGATTGAACAGGTGGCCGGTCCGCTACTCTCTGACCCGTCTCTGCCCATGTCCACCCTGATATATAAAATAATCAGACCGGAAGAAATTAATGATCCGAATCATGTAAAGACTGTTTTTGACCATGAGAACTATGCCCTGTACTTTTCACGTTCTCCTGTACCGTTTCAGCGAAACCCCGAGGAGGGGATTGTTCCTACCTACTATAAACACCTTGGTTTTTACGCCTATCGTAAGGGGTTTCTCCTTACCTTTGTTGCCCTGCCGGAAGGAGAATGGGAACGTTTTGAAAAACTTGAGCAACTACGGGCGCTGGAATATGGATACCGGATAAAAGTTATTCTAACGGAACATGATTCCATTGAAGTTGATACGCCGGAGGACTTGAAGAGGGTTGAGGAATATATTGTAAATGGCTGA